In a genomic window of Aerosakkonema funiforme FACHB-1375:
- a CDS encoding DUF6444 domain-containing protein, translated as MEKKPASIIEQIPPDDWDKTPASVKKMVELMAQRIEILEKQAIELVEAQQQLVEKVNKTSKNSSSPPSSDPPGFSHKSKKKTGKKRGGQPGHEGQSRDLYPIEKCTTVIEHHPVRCSSCGVKVNLLLLYFQKLNEECK; from the coding sequence ATGGAAAAAAAGCCCGCCAGTATAATAGAGCAGATACCTCCTGATGATTGGGACAAAACTCCAGCCAGCGTCAAAAAAATGGTGGAGTTAATGGCGCAACGCATTGAAATATTAGAAAAGCAGGCAATTGAATTAGTCGAAGCCCAGCAGCAATTAGTAGAAAAAGTCAATAAAACATCAAAAAACTCCTCATCACCACCCTCTTCTGACCCGCCTGGATTTAGCCACAAATCAAAGAAAAAAACTGGAAAAAAAAGGGGCGGTCAGCCTGGTCATGAGGGTCAAAGCCGGGACTTATACCCAATTGAAAAATGTACAACAGTCATAGAGCATCATCCCGTCAGATGCTCTAGTTGTGGAGTGAAGGTAAATCTGCTCCTTCTTTACTTCCAGAAATTGAATGAAGAGTGTAAATGA
- a CDS encoding tyrosine-type recombinase/integrase, whose translation MVEAFERFLALDVANGDAAEDTVYTYQRRLIQYIDWCDEQSINPALATQEDVKLFRRYLVQSKHQKSATVALTLSVVRRFYEAALSKGLVKENPAAQIKPPKEKLDPAERVTYLQEEELKQLLAVIPHDGSRKSLRDRALLGIMALQGPRTVELHRANFGDLVRSGSNWGLRVEGKGSIRTIPLRPDLSKVLWQYLQARESAGEKLIKDSPLFVTASHRFEGQRLSRRGIRWIVDEYLVAAKLKTTENATEGRRLSAHSLRHTAGTLGLRKGADLRQVQDLLGHKDPKTTALYAHVNDRHAFNPALGIDVEV comes from the coding sequence ATGGTAGAGGCGTTCGAGCGATTCTTGGCTTTGGATGTCGCAAATGGGGATGCGGCAGAGGATACGGTTTACACTTACCAGCGGCGGTTAATTCAATATATTGATTGGTGCGACGAACAAAGTATCAATCCGGCTTTGGCAACCCAAGAAGATGTCAAGCTTTTTCGTCGCTATTTGGTGCAGTCCAAGCATCAAAAATCAGCTACCGTTGCCCTTACTTTGTCGGTAGTGCGTCGGTTTTACGAGGCAGCACTATCTAAGGGGTTGGTAAAGGAAAATCCCGCCGCTCAAATTAAACCGCCGAAGGAAAAGCTAGACCCGGCAGAACGGGTGACTTACTTGCAGGAAGAGGAACTCAAGCAGCTTTTGGCGGTGATTCCTCACGATGGCAGTAGAAAGAGTTTGCGCGATCGGGCTCTTTTGGGCATCATGGCACTGCAAGGGCCGCGCACGGTGGAGTTACATCGGGCGAATTTCGGGGATTTGGTGCGCTCTGGGTCTAATTGGGGATTGCGGGTAGAGGGGAAGGGTAGCATTAGAACGATTCCGCTGCGTCCGGATTTGAGTAAGGTCTTGTGGCAGTATTTGCAAGCAAGGGAGAGCGCAGGAGAGAAACTGATAAAGGACAGTCCTTTGTTCGTGACGGCGAGCCATCGGTTTGAGGGACAACGGTTATCGCGGCGCGGGATTCGGTGGATCGTGGATGAGTATTTGGTGGCGGCGAAACTGAAAACAACCGAGAACGCAACTGAAGGACGGCGGCTATCAGCGCATAGTCTCAGGCATACGGCAGGGACGTTGGGATTGCGAAAGGGGGCAGATTTGAGGCAGGTGCAGGATTTGTTGGGTCATAAAGACCCGAAGACAACTGCTTTGTACGCTCACGTCAACGACCGTCATGCGTTCAATCCGGCTTTGGGGATTGATGTTGAGGTGTGA
- a CDS encoding bifunctional DNA primase/polymerase, with the protein MGGNWLMDGNFDRCQAISPNPDLLEVIDWLRHHNYPALPVAPVQDARLYHKVVKASTKNETWEYCPLDDNLQPIPLYTGKNPSYLDREGKPHLINHSQYQKRLPNERELKQWFANPTNGIGTLGGWNDTIWLDFDTKHFDSDEAYSTAIALLLETYPQLQQTWLERTQSNGWRIGVRVLQTPNFTNFALSPDGKHVGEALGAGRFTVLAPTIGPSGNPYRAIVRALPVEVESLKAIGIHPCSTSKKQARSPERPNPTPSAIPGSIPLNMLCSDFTRSVLKGEDPCGDRSQSLATALADWYGWENYCRDYSIDYSGNAESLAREAGTALGLDADRIERIIKTVNKATCTPAAYRKGGDVSCWKKIRRLDPATYEAACPSHIKEELAARWQQHDPNSSARQKQEKNVHLEPPNQWFAPESHNGEIGLWKTETISKMQFLAVTGETTPALDAKGQQITEKIRKFLPLCDFDFTIERELAGEPGGYILQVKRSTDGWQKRVVISSSDCKRAVDFELAIEKGMGVDVSCNLKTDQLKALLRERRLAYRYREGITYQLANRVGKQDNGIWVFKDGQFKPDGTPTTEEETGVCWNPNLGACEKGLDEIKSPKIAPPNPEALPQLVAAMRQFFGSNFLPAFFVLGYCAAAAHFQTIIEIEGRFPILNTYGPHGGGKTIAVECGLSLFGHEWISGAIVGDISPSALWEQGKLCGSLPICLDDPPDKIYDELEQWIRNWYNATARKRRWNVQQPHCALIVNSNKACGEKLPATLSRLIRLWIPVAKDAVPHAWNQLKKAQRQASGAFTSIIKLGYPQQEVNELTAELIQHLPLAHDRVAPSLALIGVYTMKLAALAGINPDEVKQYLINVLCPNANDEESSQDALTHFLGVMMTAQAENLLGGWNLRRCDDQFGCCRTIAIEVGVFDLLKENFDLPYSKKVIKTLIEQAGGKTRSTQWLDESKDLSQTYARALLFGRSPSQSNPQNKPPLPAPPPKKKRRCWEIPAILAAEYIQLDDPQEPAPPEGEPIDRTDGTNGTTQNQLEPNSGSSMEAYQINSSASQTSTEPSDLENNHPKTAGAINSAPGVASQIPSSDSQKNEGNFSSEMVPAEIPTTPGFDLEPKNGSKDSSLNENLMPYLKAMASVGTPEELASFLECMANLTSQEQEAVWLAAPVEVINQLEQLGFDISPG; encoded by the coding sequence ATGGGAGGTAATTGGCTGATGGATGGAAACTTCGATCGCTGCCAAGCAATTAGCCCCAACCCCGACCTACTCGAGGTAATCGATTGGCTACGCCACCATAATTATCCAGCTTTGCCAGTCGCACCTGTTCAAGATGCAAGATTATACCATAAAGTAGTCAAAGCATCTACCAAAAACGAAACTTGGGAATACTGCCCCCTCGACGACAACCTGCAACCGATACCGCTCTATACTGGTAAAAATCCCAGTTACCTCGACCGAGAAGGCAAACCGCATCTCATCAATCACAGCCAATATCAAAAACGCCTTCCCAACGAGCGCGAATTAAAACAGTGGTTTGCCAATCCAACCAACGGCATCGGAACGCTGGGGGGCTGGAACGATACCATCTGGCTCGATTTCGATACCAAACACTTCGATTCCGACGAAGCTTACTCTACCGCGATCGCCCTCCTTTTAGAAACTTATCCCCAACTTCAGCAAACTTGGCTCGAACGCACCCAAAGCAATGGGTGGCGAATTGGCGTGCGAGTTCTGCAAACTCCAAACTTTACCAACTTCGCCCTCTCACCCGATGGAAAGCACGTCGGCGAAGCATTGGGTGCCGGACGCTTTACCGTACTTGCCCCCACCATCGGGCCATCCGGCAACCCATACCGCGCCATCGTTCGCGCCCTCCCGGTCGAGGTAGAATCCCTCAAAGCGATCGGCATCCACCCCTGTAGCACCTCTAAAAAGCAAGCACGATCGCCCGAACGACCAAATCCAACCCCATCTGCCATTCCCGGCAGCATTCCTTTGAATATGCTGTGCAGCGACTTCACTCGCTCTGTCTTAAAAGGAGAAGACCCTTGTGGAGATCGCTCCCAATCTCTAGCCACCGCTCTCGCTGACTGGTACGGTTGGGAAAACTACTGCCGCGATTACTCGATCGACTATAGCGGTAATGCCGAATCCCTAGCCCGCGAAGCCGGGACAGCACTCGGCCTCGATGCAGACCGCATCGAACGCATCATCAAAACAGTTAACAAAGCCACCTGCACCCCCGCCGCTTACCGCAAAGGCGGAGATGTTAGTTGCTGGAAAAAAATTCGCCGCCTAGACCCGGCCACCTACGAAGCTGCGTGTCCATCCCACATTAAAGAAGAACTTGCTGCCCGATGGCAACAGCACGACCCAAACAGTAGCGCTCGACAAAAACAAGAAAAAAACGTCCACCTCGAACCACCCAACCAGTGGTTTGCTCCCGAATCTCACAACGGTGAAATTGGCTTGTGGAAAACTGAAACCATTTCTAAAATGCAATTTCTAGCCGTAACCGGAGAAACCACACCCGCACTCGACGCCAAAGGCCAGCAAATCACCGAAAAAATCCGCAAATTCCTTCCTTTATGCGACTTCGACTTTACCATCGAACGGGAATTAGCAGGCGAACCGGGAGGTTACATCCTTCAAGTTAAAAGAAGCACCGATGGCTGGCAGAAGCGCGTAGTCATTTCCAGTTCCGATTGCAAGCGAGCCGTTGACTTCGAGCTAGCGATCGAAAAGGGAATGGGAGTCGATGTATCCTGTAACCTCAAAACCGACCAACTCAAAGCTTTACTGCGCGAACGCCGATTGGCTTACCGTTACCGGGAAGGCATTACCTACCAGCTAGCCAACCGCGTAGGAAAGCAAGACAACGGCATCTGGGTGTTCAAAGATGGCCAATTTAAACCGGATGGCACCCCCACCACAGAAGAGGAAACAGGCGTTTGCTGGAATCCAAACTTGGGAGCTTGCGAAAAAGGTTTAGATGAGATTAAATCGCCCAAAATCGCCCCACCCAATCCAGAAGCCCTACCGCAACTGGTGGCCGCCATGCGCCAATTCTTCGGTTCCAACTTTCTGCCCGCTTTCTTCGTATTGGGCTACTGTGCCGCTGCCGCCCACTTCCAAACCATTATCGAAATTGAAGGACGCTTCCCCATCCTCAACACCTACGGCCCGCACGGAGGCGGTAAAACGATCGCCGTAGAATGCGGCCTCAGCTTATTTGGCCACGAATGGATCTCCGGCGCGATTGTCGGTGACATCAGCCCTTCAGCACTTTGGGAACAGGGTAAACTCTGCGGTTCTCTACCGATTTGCTTAGACGACCCACCCGACAAAATTTATGATGAACTAGAACAGTGGATACGCAACTGGTATAACGCCACAGCCCGCAAGCGACGCTGGAACGTACAACAACCCCACTGCGCCCTGATCGTCAATTCTAATAAAGCCTGCGGTGAAAAGCTCCCCGCCACCCTCAGCCGCCTGATCCGACTGTGGATACCCGTAGCCAAAGATGCCGTACCGCACGCCTGGAACCAGCTAAAGAAAGCGCAAAGACAAGCCAGCGGTGCCTTTACCAGCATCATCAAGTTGGGTTATCCCCAGCAAGAAGTTAACGAATTAACTGCCGAACTGATTCAACACCTACCCCTCGCCCACGATCGCGTAGCTCCCTCATTAGCGCTGATTGGTGTCTACACGATGAAATTGGCCGCTCTAGCCGGGATAAACCCGGACGAAGTGAAGCAGTATCTGATTAATGTTTTGTGCCCGAACGCCAATGACGAAGAATCCTCCCAAGATGCCCTAACCCACTTTTTAGGCGTGATGATGACCGCCCAAGCCGAGAACTTACTGGGTGGTTGGAACCTGCGCCGCTGCGACGACCAATTCGGTTGCTGCCGTACCATTGCCATTGAAGTGGGAGTATTCGATTTACTCAAAGAAAACTTCGACCTGCCCTACAGCAAAAAAGTAATCAAAACCCTAATCGAACAAGCTGGAGGTAAGACGCGCTCTACCCAATGGCTTGACGAAAGCAAAGACTTATCCCAAACCTACGCACGAGCATTGCTGTTCGGGCGATCGCCTTCCCAATCCAACCCACAAAATAAACCTCCCTTACCTGCCCCGCCACCCAAGAAAAAGCGGCGTTGCTGGGAAATTCCCGCCATTCTAGCAGCCGAGTACATCCAGCTAGACGACCCTCAAGAACCCGCTCCACCAGAAGGTGAGCCAATCGATCGAACCGATGGAACCAATGGAACCACTCAAAACCAATTGGAACCAAATTCTGGTTCCAGCATGGAAGCTTACCAGATAAACAGTTCAGCTTCTCAAACTTCCACGGAACCATCCGATTTAGAAAACAACCATCCCAAAACAGCAGGAGCAATTAATTCAGCCCCTGGTGTGGCATCTCAAATACCTTCTTCCGACTCCCAAAAAAATGAAGGTAATTTTTCAAGTGAAATGGTTCCAGCCGAAATCCCCACCACACCTGGATTTGATTTGGAACCAAAAAATGGTTCCAAGGATTCGAGCTTAAATGAAAACTTGATGCCCTACCTAAAAGCAATGGCCTCCGTTGGCACACCTGAAGAACTGGCAAGCTTTTTGGAGTGCATGGCAAACCTGACCTCACAAGAGCAGGAAGCCGTGTGGCTGGCAGCACCCGTTGAAGTTATTAACCAGCTCGAGCAGTTAGGTTTTGACATTTCCCCCGGCTGA